GTGGTAGTattcctctggaactgtgagacAAATAAACTTTAAGTTGTTTTCAGCAGGGTAATTTATCACAGTACTAGTAAAATAAATTAGTACAGAAATTGGTACTAAGAAGTAAAGCCattgttatgaaaaaaaaaactgaccatGTGATAGTTGGGACTCTGGAAGAGACTTCTGGTTGCAGTGAAGAATTTAAGTCCTTAGGAACTTAGTGCAACATTTGTTAGAAGCTGAGAAACAAGACCTTTGAGAAAAATGTGGTCAGTAGACACCTAGCTTGTGACATTTCAGAGCAGAGCAAAACATCTACCAGGAAGTAGATAGATTCCAGCCATTCATGTGATATGTGGACCAAGAATCTGGCTTCATTATACCCATGTCCTGAGGACTTGAGTGATATTGGATGTAAGGATAGTGGACTAATTGGATTGGCAGAAGATAGGTGTGAGAGCGAGTCTAACATTTAGACAGTGTATAAACAGGGAAGCAGCTGTAGTTGTTGAAGAGGATAGTGCCATGAAACTTAGTGCTTGGTACTGTGACAATGGGGAAAGCAACTTGATGTCAAAACCCTACCTACCCATCAAAGGCTCCAATGTGTAAACATGCAAGTTTACAGGAAACAAGAAAGGCTGGACTGAGTCTTTGCTCCTTGACAGCAACCACCTAGGAGATGCTTCCCCAGGGTCAGAACTGATGCATCTCTGGTCAGGTGGGAGACCCAGTGGGCAGGCTCCTTGCCAAGCTGGCATCAGACTTTGGCAGAATTATCCACTCTATTTGAAGGCCTGAAAGATGaaggactgggggtggggcatggagagcagctgaggtcaGGCAGTGTGTGGCTGGGTCCAAGTCCCTGcaggaagctgtgaaggtgaagcctagaTTGCAGTGGAGACCCCAGGATGTTGGGGATGCAGGACTGTGGGACATCTGCTAAGGAAAACTGTGCACATGGTGAGGAGCAGCCCAAGGCAGAGTCTATGTGTGCTACAGGCAGCCAAGCTGGAGCAGTGGGGCTGCCTACACCTTTGGAGCTTAGAGTCTTTCAAGTCCTAGATGCCAGACACTGGAACTATGGGGTTTGGATCTTGCTGTGACTTGATTTTCTTTTACTATGCCTTCATTCCTGTCCTTTAGATGGAGAATATTTATGATATTCCTTtatatattgaaaattttaaaagattatgtgcttattcactttatatcccaatcaaaCCCTGctctcccatttccctcctcacacagttcctgcccccattccttctccccttctctgagaagggagagcacCGGCTGAGTACCAATCCACCCTGATACATCATGTCACTAACAAACtgggctcatcctctcccactgagttcaGACAAGACAGCCCAATTAAGGAAATAGGATCcccaggcaggcaacagagtcagggactaCCCATTCTCTGCTCATTAGGAGacacacatgaagacccagctccccatatgctacatatgtgttgcaggcctagatccagcccatgAATGCTTCAAGAAGGTTACAGACCACCACATACATTAGACCACAAAAGATATTCTTCTCTCTATATACTAATCAAAAGAGTAAATATCCAGAATgaagaaagacttttaaaagctGCAGGGGAAaatgccaagtaacatataaagtaacgtataaagacagacctatcacaATCACACCTgatttctcagcagagactctaTAAAGTCCAGAAGGTTCTAGGAGGATGTTTTGCAGACTCTGAGATACCACAGCTGTCATCACAGACTACTGTATCTAATAAAACTTTAGCTCTTACTTAAAAAACATGTtctcaacaaaattagaaagtctACGTGAAATGATGATTTTCTGGATAGATTCCACTTAGCAAAGTTAAATTAACAGCAGACAAACTACCTAAACAatcctataactcctaaggaaatacaaGCAGTCACCAAAATTtccacagcaacagcaaaaatGCCCAGGTACAGATGGTTTTTTTGCATAGAAtactaccagactttcaaagaagagttaataccaacACTACTCAATCTattccacaatatagaaacagaagaaattttaCCAAACTCATTTTGTGATGCCACAGTCACTGTGGtacataaaatacacatagaTTTGgcaaataaagagaatttcagaccaatttcttttatgatcattgatgcaaaagtactcaacaaaatactcacaaaccaaatccaagaacacatcaaatgtaacatccatcgtgatcaaatagacttcatcctagggattcagggatggttcagtatatcaAATTCCATCAActaaatccactatataaacaaagtgaaagaaaaaacccacaccaTCTTATTAtatgctgaaaaagtctttgacaaacttcaacaccATTTTATCACAAGCCATGGAGATATCAGGGATTCActgtacatatataaacacaatgAAGGCAATGTATAAAAAGCCAATAACCAACATTGGAGTAAATAGAGGGAATTTTAATGCAATTTTTCTAATATCAGGGACAAGAGAAGGctatccactctctccctatctgttcaatatggtacttgaagttctagccaaagtAAGTTCTAGTCTAACTCTATCTAAGCAATTGAAAGACTTGCATGACAAGAAATCCAATTCTCTGatgtaagaaattgaagaagatacaaggaaagggaaaggcctcccatgctcatgtattggtcTGGCTAACAGTAAAACTGttcatcttatcaaaagcaatctacatatttaatGCAATTCTCATCGAtactccaacacaattcttcacagactttaAAAGAGCAAtcctcaactttatatggaaaataaaaaagagagactaGATAAAAACAGcctatacaataaaagaacatctaaAGATATCACCATACCTGCTTTCaggctgtactacagagaaatagtaataaaaatctgCATTCTATTGGAATAGATTCGAATTGAATTCAAATTAGAtttgaattgaagatccagacatAAGCCCACAtaccaacaaacaaaagattcAAAACCTATacactggaaaaagaaagtatcttcaacaaatgttgctgatctaactggatttctgtatgtagaaggatgcaaaaaGATACGTATTTATCACCTTGTGTAAAACTCACAACCAAGTGGATGAAAGACCTCAAAGTAAAACTAGATACAcaaaatctaatagaacagaaattaTGGGATATCCTTGAACTCGTTGTTACAAGATGCAAGTTTTTGAACAAAACACCTATAATTCAGGCTCAGAGACCAACAAtgagcaaatgggatctcattaaactgaaaaattttgcaaggcaaaggacaccatcagtaggacaaaatggcagcctacagaatggggaaagatctTCACCATAGCTACAACTAACTGAGGACTAATATCAagaatatataaacaactcaagaatCTACACaccaacaaatcaaataacccaattaaaattggGTACAGATAATTCTCAACACAGGATTCTCTAATGGACAAGAAACCCTtaatggctcagatcaaaacctcaagtgacagcacatgctgaaaaggatgtggagcaaagggaacactacTTCATTGCTGGTGAAATATCAAACTTGTGCAACCAATAAGGAAATCAAGCaggcagtttctcaaaaaaaaatacaaataggtCTACCTCATGACCCAGGTAtaatactcctgggcatatgcccaaaagattcTCTGAAATAccacaatgacacatgctccaccatttTCATAGCACGATTATAGGTAATAGCCAGAACTTGAAACAACCTCGATGtctctcaattgaagaatggataaagaaaatatggttcatttactaTTTGCTATAAAAAATGAGGATATcataaaattttcaggcaaatggatagaactagaaaccatcatcctgagtgaggtaacccagggcAAAAAGGAGATGAATGGTGCGTATTGACTTACATGTGTATATTAGTCATAAAGTGCAGGATACCCTTGGTATagtccacaaacccaaagaacctaaataacaaggaaggcccaaCAATGGATGCTATAATCTCACACAGAAGggtaaataaaatagtcattggagTGGATCCAAGGATAGAACTtggtgagaaaggagaaggggataggaatGAGGAGGCATCAGGTGTGTGACAAGAGGgccaggaaaataaatggaaatagtCAGCTGAGGGTAGCAGAACTATGTCTAGGACTTGCCAGAGGCCTGTGTTGTGGGATGCTGCAGGGAATCtgtgagggtgactctagctgagagcCCTAGCATTGTTGGCTGTGGAGCATGAAGTGGCATCTCCTGTAATCAGGCAGGAGGCATCTCAATGGAGGGATGTTCAGGATACAgtctcacccacaaaacctttgatccaaaatgtgtcctgcctacaggaggttcagggacaaagactgggtagagactgagggaattgTCTACCAATAATTGGCCCAATTGAGACCCACCCATGAATAAGAAACAATCTGTGAGAATATTAAtcatactctgttatgcttgcagacaggagtttaGCGCAACAACCCTCTGTGAGGCTCTACCTGGTAGCTTACTGAAAAAAACGAAAACATCCACAGTAAAATATTGAAAGTTCAGGAAGTCTTGTGGTAGAGTTGGAGGAATAATATATGGATCTGGGTGGAAAAGGAACATAATAAGACGGAGGAACAATATAGGAACCTGGAGGGCAAAGGAACTGCATAataagaccaacagaatcaacaaacctggATACCTGGGGActcccaaagactgaaccaacaaccaaagagcatctatgggctggacctaggctcccaACAAATGTAGCAATATGCCaattggtcttcatgtaggtcccctaaGAACTGGATAGGGTGTTGTTtctaactctgttgcctgcttgggATGTCTTGTCTGACCCCAGTCATAGAGGATGTGCCCAGTCTGTCAATGATTTGGTGTATCTGGGTAGATGGATACCCGGGGCATGTGCCACTTCCTCAGAGGAGagtgggagaaggaatgggaggaagggactgtgtgagaagggaatggagaggaTAACTTTGATTgggatttaaagtgaataaataaataattttttaaatcttcaataaatgaagGAATATAATATACATTCTCCTTCAAAAGGACAGGAATTAAGGTATAGTAAGGAGGGATCAAGCCACAGCAAGGTCCAGAACCTGTAGTTTTCCGCCAGTCCATCTCTGGCATCTAAGACTTGAAATCCTCCATGTTCCAAAGGCGTAGGCAGCCCCACTCCTCCAGCTTGGCTGCCTGTAGCACACATAGACTCTGCCTTGGGCTGCTCCTCACCACGTGCACACATTTCCTTGGCAGATGTCCCACAGTCCTGCGTCCCCAACATCCTGGGGTCTCCACTGCAAactaggcttcaccttcacacCTTCCTGCAGGGACTTGGACCCAGCCACACACTTCCtgacctcagctgctctccatgccccacccccagtccttCATCCTTCAGGCCTTCAAATAGAGTGGATAATTCTGCCACAGTTTGATGCCAGCTTGGCAAGGAGCCTGCCCACTGGGTCTCCCACCTGACCAGAGACGCATCAGTTCTGACTCTGGGGAAGCATCTCCTAGGTGGTTGCTGTCAAGGAGCAAAGACTCAGTCCAGCCTTTCTTGTTTCCTGTAAACTTGCATCTTTACACATTGGAGCCTTTGATGGGTAGGGTTTTGACATCAAGTTGCTTTCTCCATTGTCACAGTACCAAGCACTAAGTTTCATGCACTAACCTCTTCAACAACTACAGGTGCTTCCCTGTGTATACACTGTCTAAACTTTAAACTTGCTCTCACCCCTATACTCTGCCAAGCCAATTAGTCTACTATTCTTACATCTGACATCACTCAAGTTCTCAGCACATAGGTATAATGAATCGAGTTTCTTGGTCCAAATACCACGCGAATGGCTGGGTTCTATCTACTTCCAAGTTGTTTTCCTCTGACATGTCATAAGCTAGGTGTCCAATGCCCACATTTCTCTCAATGTTCCGTACTCTGAGCTTCTAAGAAGTGGTGCACTAGGTTTTGCTTCTAACACATTGGAGATTTTCTATCCTAAAAGACTAAATTCTCTATTCTAACCATAGTCACTTCTGTAATGATATGAAACACATTCATTTTACCACAGCATGGTCAGGTTTTTCCCAGCAATGGATTTGCTAGTGGGTACCAATTTCTGGACTAGGCTCTTTTTTGGTGCTGTGATAAACTACCTTGAAGAAAGCACCTTGAGAAACATCCTTGGTTTGCAGTCCCAGAGGAATATGGCCAGAAAGATCGTGGAGAGGTTGCAGTAGACATGGTGGATTGAAAAGGGAGACTGATTCATCACATTCTAGATGCACTATAGAAGTAGACCACAGGACAGGAAGTCAGGCCAGGGTCCACAACCTCAAGACCCACCCTAGTGACCCACATCACCATGGCTCCATACCATGAAGGTTCAAAATCTTCCCAAACACCATTGCCACTGGGGACTGAGGATTCAAATACAGGATCTGTAGGGACAGATCATTCTCAAATCacagaaatgggggtgggggggcacatGAGGTAAGAGTATTGAAAACACTTAGCAACCTCAGTCTTTCAATTTAGAGTAAATTTATGGATTACATTGACAGAAAAAAACTAAAGAGCAAAAGCAAGCCATTTGTGGAGGATGCAACtgttatttttttactttcattttatctGTGTTGGTGTGAGTGTGCAAATATCTTTCAAGTaaagttacaggcaattgtgagctatGATCTGATGCTGAATATTGAACCCAGACCCTTTGGAAGAACAGatagtgctgttaaccactgagccttctctctagtgACAGacatggtgttttctcacagaaTATAAAACTAAGACAGTTTGAGGGAGGAATCCTATGCCTGACACTTAGATTTCTATTAAATAACTCATGCCTTTTGCAAGCATGATTTTTCTCCTCTGTAGGGTATCCCTGGCTTTGTTCCCTTTCACTAtaaatttttactgtattttactgtatttccCTTTACTCCCCCAAACTGCATCCACATTTCTCATGTTCCATTTAATAGCCTCCTTCTGTTATTATTGTTACAGATGTATATGCATTCATATCTagcatatgaaatatatataataaattacataaactattgtgtgcacacacaacaggtgacatacattcttttttccatttatttattcattttacatccagaCTATTCccccctctttttccccctcaCAAATCCCTCCAAtattcccttcttcttctctcctggGAGTGTGCAAGTTCCCTGGTTATCATCCTGGTGTACAAACTCTATGCAGGGCCAGGTGTTTCCTTCCCCACTGAGGCAGggcaaggtagcccagctagggAAATGGAAtaccacaggcaggcaacagatgaAACTCATTTTTGTTAGTGCCAGAACAGGTGTTTCTATGTGTTGCTAAATTTATCACTCTAATTATTGGCACCAATTACAAATAAGCAACAAGGCATCTCTAAAATATTCCACAAcacttattattactattttatttaagtaTAAGTGTGGGTATGGATGTGGATATATGCAGTAGTGCGAGTAATGGCATGCCACTACTCTTGCCCtcacaacatttattttttttaattaacttgagtatttcttatttacatttcgaatgttattccctttccctgtttccgggcaaatatccctagccctcccccccttcccccctatatgtattcctcccatcctcccccattaccacctcacccccaacaattacattcactcagggttcagtcttggcgggaccaaggcttccccccttccactggtgctcttactgggccattcattgctacctatgaggttggagcccagggtcagtccatgtatagtctttgggtagtggcttggtccctggaagctctggttggttggcattgttgttcgtatggggtctcgaacctcttcaagctctttcagtcctttctctgattccttcaacaggggtcccattctcagttcagtggattgctgctggaattcgcctatgtatttgctgtattcttgctgtgtctctcaggagagatctacatctggttcctgttggcctgcacttctttgcttcatccatcttgtctaattgggtggctgtatatgtatgggccagatgtggagcaggctctgaatgggtgttccttctgtgtctgttttaatctttgcctctctatttcctgccaagggtattcttgttccccttttaaagaaggagtgaagcattcacattttgatcctccgtcttgagtttcatttgttctaggcatctagggcaattcaagcatttgggctaagagcgacttatcaatgagtgcataccatgtgtgtttttctgtgattgggttacctcactcaggatgatattttccagatccatccatttgcctatgaatttcataaagtcattgtttttgatagctgagtaatattccattgtgtagatgtaccacattttctgtatccattcctctgttgaagggcatctgggttctttccagcttctggctattataaataaggctgctatgaacatagtggagcacgtgtcttttttatatgttggggcatcttttgggtatatgcctaagagaggtatagctgggtcctcaggtagttcaaacaacatttatattttaatactgaGAATTATGTATCATGTTACTTACACAACTCTTAGGTGCATAGAAGTTTTCATTCATTGGTTCTTGGACTACATGACAATGATTCATTATTTTGAGAATGCAGGGGCACTAAAAAgttggtttagcagttaagagcaccgactgctcctccacaggacctgtgtttgattcccagcatccacatggtggctcaaaaacaTCTGTGACTCCaaattacaacaaaaacaaaagctagtaactgcatttaaaaaatctgtgcatgctgtcacacaactttaatcctgacacttggtaggcagagggaagagagcctAAGTGAGTTTGAAACCCTTCTGGGACACATAGGGAGCTCCAGGCTAGCAAAAACTACATAAaattctatatacatacatacatacatacatatatacataaatacatacatgcatacatacactctaacacacatgcacacatagatataATCTTGATCTTAAAAAGatattcaaaatgtttattaaaaaacatTATTGCTCTCAGAATTTATTGTATATTAGCTATGAATAAAACACAGACACTGTGTGTAGATTTCTAAAGCAAAACCATTCTAGGTCTGTTGCTCTAAATGTCCTTATCATAAAAGTTAGCATGGGTGATCAATGTAAATTGAAACAGGGGAGATCAACATAAATGTGTTCATGGAGACAGGGTGCATACTGACAGACAGATCCATTGAGGTTTATTAAAGTCATTACTGAATTTTGGGGAAAGGTATTAATAAGGGAAGTCAGCAAGACATCTTTAAACAGCTTAGAACAGCTTGGAAAtctcttttattggctattttatacatttacattttaaatgttatccccttttcaagtttcccctctggaaaacccacATTACATTCTCCTCCCACTGtgtctataagggtgctcccctccaaccttcccactcccaccttaccgcCCTGGCATTTCCACACACTGGGAAATtgtgccttcacaggaccaatggtcTCTCCcgtattgatgccagataatgtcaTCCTGTGGTGCATATGTgagtggagccatgggttcctccatgtgtactctttagatagtggtttagtccctgagagctgtgAGGGgcctggttgattgatattgttgttcttcctatggggttgaaaaccccttcaagAGCTTGGAAATCTTATTGAGGTGACAATAGTCACACAAGCATCAAAGCAAGCATTAAATTGGCTCCCTCCCTATTTCAAAATTGTCATTAAATTATGTCACATTATAAAAACAGACCAACATTCTTATATAACTGATGTGCCTAAAAAGGAAAACCAATGAAATAGTcagatttatgtaaaatatttacacaGATACAGCTGTACTCAAAAACTGCTGAAAGAACTTCCAGAGCAAGAGGGAGGCAAGTGCAGACCAAGCACCTGTATTGACTTCCACAGTCTGAGAAGCATGGAGCCTTGCATCAGAGCAGAAAGCTCTTTGGAAAGTCAACCCATCTTGACAGGCAGCCAGAGATGCTAGGTTCAGGAACAAAGTCCATCCATCTCCTGAGGAGCCAACATACATCTTCAACCCATCAGCTCAGTATGATACTATGTGGACAAAGGTTCATGTTCCTGTTCAGTCAATGAGACAAGGTAATGAGCATCCACCAGAATATCAATCCTGAAATCATCCGAGAGAGTGTCAAGACCAGCCTTTGGATCAGTCCACAAGGTGACCCACTTTCAGTATCTATATGCATCATCCCATATGTCTCCTCAGGGCCCCCATGACctccttgttcctcaggctgtagatgaacgGGTTCAGAACAGGGGTAACAATTGAGTAGAGCACAGCCACCACTTTGTCCCTCCCAGGAGAATGCAAGGAGTGTGGCTGGGTGTAGGTGCAGAGACCAGTGacatagaacaggctggccaTAGTCAGGTGGGAGGAGCAGGTGGATACAGCTCTACTCTGTCCCTTCCCTGAAGCCATCTGTAATACAACAACCAATACCTGAGCATAGGAAGGTAGGATGGCCAGGAAGGGTATCAGCACAAGGACAAGGACACTCATGACAATCATATGCTCATATCGGGATGTGTCTTCACATACCAATGGCAGAAGAGATGGAATCTCACAGAAAAAGTGGTTAACAATCCTAGATCCACAGAATGGAAGTTGAAATACATACACTGTGTGCACTAAAGCATTAATGGAGCTGCTACTCCAGGCACCGGCAACCATGGAGCAGCAGATCTTTCTGCTCATGAACACAGGGTAGTGCAAGGGCTGGAAGATGACTATATACCTGTCATAGGACATGAAACCCAGCAGGAGGGCTTCACAGCCAGCAAGAGTCAAAAACACAAAGACTTGGATCAGGCATCCTAGAAAGGAAATGGTCTTGGTGTCTGACAGGAAGTTAACTGCCATTTTGGGCACAGTGGTGGAGATGTACATCATGTCGATGATGGAGAGCTGGCTGAGGaggaagtacatgggggtgtggagtGTTCGGTCCAGCCTGATGAGATGGACCAGTGTGATGTTTCCTATGAGAGCCACTGCAAAGAGGAGGGTGATGACTGTAAAGAGGAAAGTGTCCATGTGTCCACAATGGAAAAGACCAACCAAGGTGAAGTCTGTCCCACAGCTCTGGTTTCCTGTCTCCATGACTTAGAAAGAACCATCAAAGCAGATAAAATCTGGAAAGGGCATGGCCTGGTGAGGACTGTCCTTGAGGATACATTTCTGGACTAGCTGTAGGGCACCCTCATCTATGCTTGTTTTAGACTTTAATCTATTAAAAAATAGTTCTTTCagttattcttattttttctaaAGTGACAAAATGGCTAAGAGCTACACATTCTAATGTAAGACTTTTCTGTTTCAGAGGGTGCATGAAGAATGCATGCATAAAATCATGGGATCCCCTTCTATATACCCTGCATTTCTCCTGGCTATTTTCTCTGCTTGATGTCTGCAAGCTCTTCCAGATCAAGGTCTTCATAAATACCAACACTCTGACCTCTTTCTAAGGGATTCATGTCACAATCACCTTTATTTTTAACCAGAGGAAGTTCTTGAAAAGGGCTTAGTTAATTGTTTTGACACAGTTATGTGTAGGTCGTGTTGGTTGTGTAACCAAGCATAAAATCACAATCTTGTTAtcctccctgcctttgcctcccacatGTTAGGATTATGAGTATGCATCATCACACACACTATATGCAATACTGGATCAAACATAGGTTGCTGCAGGATAGGGGACCACTCTTCTAGCTAAATTAAATCCTAGTCCTGCATAGATAACTTGAATACAACAGAGAATAAATTAACAACTTGACATTTGCCATGCAACAAGTCAACACACTTTACCTCAATGATAAGTAAATTATAATCAAAATGAGTTTTGTAAAAAAAACTGAGAAGCAGCTTCTCACGCCACATTAAATGTCATGCTAAGCCCATTGCAATGTCCTGGCCCCACATCTCTAGGGTGGTGATCcagatctatctgcctgtgaGGTCACAGCTAAGACAAGCAGCATAAGTTCAGCCATACATACATAGTCCTGTCCATTTGATCTTCACTGCTAGTCAATCCCAGACCTTACAGAGAGAGTGAGGTAATGCAGCATTTTCCTAATCATCACAGACACAGCATGGATTCCACTATCAACCTACTGAGCAGCAACTTGGAGATGTCCCCACTGCAGCACTGCCTTTTCTCACAGCCTCACTGGGATACAGGTCTGCACCAGTCACCTGCATGTTTAGT
The genomic region above belongs to Rattus rattus isolate New Zealand chromosome 9, Rrattus_CSIRO_v1, whole genome shotgun sequence and contains:
- the LOC116909902 gene encoding olfactory receptor 2AK2-like; its protein translation is METGNQSCGTDFTLVGLFHCGHMDTFLFTVITLLFAVALIGNITLVHLIRLDRTLHTPMYFLLSQLSIIDMMYISTTVPKMAVNFLSDTKTISFLGCLIQVFVFLTLAGCEALLLGFMSYDRYIVIFQPLHYPVFMSRKICCSMVAGAWSSSSINALVHTVYVFQLPFCGSRIVNHFFCEIPSLLPLVCEDTSRYEHMIVMSVLVLVLIPFLAILPSYAQVLVVVLQMASGKGQSRAVSTCSSHLTMASLFYVTGLCTYTQPHSLHSPGRDKVVAVLYSIVTPVLNPFIYSLRNKEVMGALRRHMG